From the genome of Adhaeribacter pallidiroseus:
TTTTTAAATTTAATTTGTCCAGGGCAGCCATCAGCTTCTTACTTTTATCCCGGTCGGTGGTATCGAACAAATTAGTTTGTACCTGATTTTCCGGCGTAAATTCCGATAAAATAACGCCGGCTTTTTTGTATGAGTATCCATTTTGGAATATCTGCCGCAACCCTTGCCAAGCGTACCGGATTAATTCACCCGTATCGGCGGAGGCAACGGGCAAGCAAATAGTGGTGGCTCGGTGATACTGCGGTGCCTGCACCGAAAATTTATTGGTCCGGATAAAAACACTAATGGCTTTGGCCGCGCTGCATTGCCCACGGAGCTTTTCGGCCGCGCGGGTGGTGTAAGTAGCCACAGCTTCCTGGAGTTCGTCCAGGGTGGTAATGTAGCGCGAAAACGAACGGGTACAGGCAATATTCTTGCGCGTGATGTCTTCGGTTATATCCAGTTCCTGGCACGGATTACCTAATAATTCTTGCCGGAGCCGTACGCCTACGACCCCACCCAAGTGCTTGTATACCCAAGCGGCGCTGCGGTCTACTAAATCAGCGGCGGTATATACCTGGTGTTGATGCAATTTTATAGCGTAGCGGCGACCTATGCCCCAGATATTCTCTACGGCTAAATGCCGGCGGGTAGCGGCTTGTTTCTCCGGCGTATCGAGTAAAGCTACTCCGTTATAAGCAGCGTTTTTTTTCGCCAAGTGGTTGGCTACCTTTGCCAACGTTTTAGTGGGAGCCACCCCAACACATACGGGCAAGTTTAAATACTGCCCAATAGTTTCCCGAATGGTTCTAGCTTGTTCTTCCAGCTTTGCGGCCGGAATATGGTCCAGATTAACAAAAGCTTCGTCGATGGAGTAAACTTCTACCTCGCCAAACATTTTTAAAATTTGCATCACGCGCCGCGACATATCGCCGTACAGCATAAAATTCGACGAGAATACCCGGATTCCTTCGCGCTCGATGAGCGGCTTCGCCTGAAATAAAGGTTCGCCCATTTTAATGCCTAAATCTTTTGCTTCCTGCGATCGGGAAATAATGCAGCCATCGTTATTGGATAACACTACTACGGGTTTACCATTCAGCCAGGGTTCAAACACCCGCTCGCACGATACAAAAAAGTTATTGCAATCAATCAGCGCGATCATGACCGTATAGTTTATGTAATACATGAATCACTACTCCCCACACCACAAAATCCATTTCAGAAGTTATTTCCAGAAGTTGGTATTTCTCATTTTCTGGTCGTAAGAATAGTCTTTCACCCACATAATGCAGCCGTTTTACAGTAAACTCCCCTTGTACCAGGGCCAGCACAATATTACCGTGTACCGCTCGCAACGACTTATCTACCACAATTATATCCTTGTTATAAATGCCGGCATTTTGCATGGAATCGCCGCTCACTTCTACAAAAAAAGTAGCGGAAGGGCGTTTTACAATAAACTCGTTTAAATCTAAAGTACGTTCGGTAAAATCAGCAGCTGGCGA
Proteins encoded in this window:
- a CDS encoding LexA family protein, translated to MQILATYSPTSLTNSVAVQLYEHQVPAGFPSPAADFTERTLDLNEFIVKRPSATFFVEVSGDSMQNAGIYNKDIIVVDKSLRAVHGNIVLALVQGEFTVKRLHYVGERLFLRPENEKYQLLEITSEMDFVVWGVVIHVLHKLYGHDRAD
- a CDS encoding Y-family DNA polymerase, encoding MIALIDCNNFFVSCERVFEPWLNGKPVVVLSNNDGCIISRSQEAKDLGIKMGEPLFQAKPLIEREGIRVFSSNFMLYGDMSRRVMQILKMFGEVEVYSIDEAFVNLDHIPAAKLEEQARTIRETIGQYLNLPVCVGVAPTKTLAKVANHLAKKNAAYNGVALLDTPEKQAATRRHLAVENIWGIGRRYAIKLHQHQVYTAADLVDRSAAWVYKHLGGVVGVRLRQELLGNPCQELDITEDITRKNIACTRSFSRYITTLDELQEAVATYTTRAAEKLRGQCSAAKAISVFIRTNKFSVQAPQYHRATTICLPVASADTGELIRYAWQGLRQIFQNGYSYKKAGVILSEFTPENQVQTNLFDTTDRDKSKKLMAALDKLNLKMGKNEWAENMISYAAGGIEKNWKMTLSQKSPRYSTHWKEILKVKI